The uncultured Fibrobacter sp. genome includes a window with the following:
- a CDS encoding PEGA domain-containing protein — translation MKKLYIFALLVAFLFTAAVADDDPPPRGKAATITIITNPPNSDVFLGGEPLGKSPIENVSVKSGRQTLVVIDQGYELVNQRVNIWPGNDKRNVFDFGTKIPKGAIKVTTIPGKCLIYIDGDNADKTDGAALTINNLDAGDHVIRAECSNRKSAEALVTVKGEETVEVTLDASGKKKK, via the coding sequence ATGAAAAAGCTTTACATTTTTGCGCTTTTGGTCGCATTCCTCTTTACCGCCGCCGTCGCTGACGACGATCCACCTCCGCGCGGTAAGGCCGCAACCATCACCATCATCACCAACCCGCCTAACAGCGACGTGTTCCTCGGTGGCGAACCCTTGGGCAAGAGCCCGATTGAAAACGTCAGCGTCAAGTCTGGCCGTCAGACCCTCGTGGTGATCGACCAGGGTTACGAACTGGTGAACCAGCGCGTGAACATTTGGCCGGGTAACGACAAGCGTAACGTGTTTGACTTCGGCACCAAGATTCCTAAGGGTGCTATCAAGGTGACCACCATTCCGGGCAAGTGCCTCATCTACATCGACGGCGACAATGCCGACAAGACCGACGGTGCCGCACTCACCATCAACAACCTCGACGCCGGTGACCACGTGATTCGCGCAGAATGCTCCAACCGCAAGTCTGCCGAAGCTCTCGTGACCGTGAAGGGCGAAGAAACTGTCGAAGTGACCCTCGACGCTTCCGGCAAGAAGAAGAAGTAA
- a CDS encoding ABC-ATPase domain-containing protein, protein MKALYQKIRTLNGKNYGLYKSLADKPWDFGDFALEFLHVQGDPYAPASRVVIKANLSMLGYSGEWGGSFERRLALSDFLHRKLSRLVKEKYPDKDAAIVFDTAGPEMLVRNSLWIEVLPDLVSAGLYYSKSDEAALQEHFRVLAERKEILAEFESRGLCAFVPDGAVLPRASGLSELPLEGAVPFTAPEQMAVTLNVCGREIRGMGIPKGITVITGGAFHGKSTLLQALTRAVYPHIPGDGREGIVIDESALRVGVEDGRSVRGTDLSQFVRDLPGGVSTKNFNTLSASGSTSEAANLLEAMEAGASTFLIDEDSSAVNFLIRDIRVRKLLGDDREPLIPLTDRIREISAQGYSFILVAGACGDYLDLADNIVIMANYKAECAKSSQSPESQQSTAAVSSARPFVGYMQPLQKSVRPTSAVERQVKVKLSGDTLLQIGFLVSDTSRLNTLVDKQQRLGAGFVLLNLLQNAASNSESDACAGDSVAATIQKLLEKIQNVGFRNLPQGMSREMSLPRVVDIACVAFRLREGSR, encoded by the coding sequence ATGAAAGCCCTTTACCAGAAAATTCGCACTTTAAATGGCAAAAATTACGGTCTCTACAAGTCCTTGGCAGACAAACCATGGGATTTTGGCGATTTCGCGCTGGAATTCCTGCATGTGCAGGGCGACCCGTATGCGCCGGCCTCCAGGGTCGTGATCAAGGCGAATCTTTCGATGCTCGGTTATTCGGGCGAATGGGGCGGCTCTTTTGAGCGTCGCTTGGCGCTGAGCGATTTCTTGCACCGCAAGCTTTCGCGACTGGTTAAGGAAAAGTACCCTGATAAGGACGCCGCCATCGTATTCGATACGGCTGGACCCGAGATGCTGGTGCGAAATTCCCTGTGGATTGAGGTTTTGCCGGACTTGGTGTCGGCAGGGCTTTATTACAGCAAGTCCGACGAGGCCGCCTTGCAGGAACATTTCCGCGTGCTCGCCGAACGCAAGGAGATTTTGGCTGAGTTTGAAAGTCGCGGGCTGTGTGCATTCGTGCCTGACGGTGCAGTGCTTCCGCGAGCATCGGGCTTGAGCGAATTGCCGCTGGAAGGCGCGGTGCCGTTTACCGCTCCCGAACAGATGGCGGTGACTTTGAATGTGTGCGGTCGCGAAATTCGCGGCATGGGAATCCCGAAGGGAATCACCGTGATTACGGGGGGCGCCTTCCATGGAAAGTCGACTTTGCTGCAGGCCTTGACCCGCGCGGTCTACCCGCATATTCCGGGCGACGGTCGTGAAGGAATCGTGATTGACGAATCTGCACTCCGCGTGGGCGTCGAAGACGGCCGCAGCGTGCGCGGCACAGACTTGTCGCAGTTCGTGCGCGACTTGCCGGGCGGCGTTTCGACCAAGAATTTCAATACGCTTTCGGCGTCGGGTTCTACCAGCGAAGCCGCAAACTTGCTCGAAGCCATGGAAGCGGGGGCCAGCACCTTCTTGATCGACGAGGATTCTTCGGCGGTGAACTTCTTGATTCGCGACATTCGCGTGCGCAAGCTCTTGGGCGATGACCGCGAACCGCTGATTCCGCTGACGGATCGCATTCGTGAAATTTCGGCACAGGGCTACAGCTTTATTCTGGTGGCAGGTGCTTGCGGCGACTACCTCGACCTTGCCGACAACATCGTCATCATGGCAAACTACAAGGCTGAATGTGCAAAGTCTTCGCAGTCGCCGGAATCGCAACAGTCTACAGCCGCGGTCTCGAGCGCGCGCCCGTTTGTAGGCTACATGCAACCCTTGCAAAAATCGGTGCGCCCCACCTCTGCGGTCGAGCGCCAAGTCAAGGTAAAACTTTCAGGCGATACTTTGTTGCAAATCGGGTTCCTGGTGTCCGACACCTCGCGCCTCAACACGCTTGTCGACAAGCAGCAGCGCTTAGGTGCGGGCTTTGTACTTTTGAACCTGCTGCAGAACGCTGCCAGCAATTCGGAATCGGATGCTTGCGCCGGCGATTCTGTCGCCGCGACCATCCAGAAACTTCTCGAAAAAATTCAGAACGTGGGCTTCCGCAACTTGCCGCAGGGCATGAGCCGCGAAATGAGCCTCCCGCGTGTCGTCGACATCGCCTGCGTGGCGTTCAGACTGCGTGAAGGCTCTAGGTAG
- a CDS encoding flavin reductase family protein, which translates to MRKDLGVKAYLYPQPTLVIATYNEDGSTNAMVAAWGSISDTNQVAIYVAHSHKTMPNILARKAFTVSMATAKNIKAIDYLGVTSGNKVADKFAHSGLTSVKSAHVDAPLIAELPLALECKLVSYDEDSELLLGEIVNVSVDDSALDESGKLSVEKLAPVCYDSAGHGYYVMERRVGNAFSDGKLLG; encoded by the coding sequence ATGCGCAAAGATCTCGGTGTTAAAGCTTACTTGTACCCGCAGCCTACATTGGTGATTGCGACGTATAACGAAGATGGTTCTACGAATGCCATGGTGGCCGCTTGGGGCTCCATTAGCGACACGAACCAGGTCGCCATTTACGTGGCTCACAGCCATAAGACCATGCCGAACATTCTTGCGCGCAAGGCTTTTACCGTCAGCATGGCGACGGCCAAGAACATCAAGGCGATTGATTACCTGGGCGTGACTTCGGGTAACAAGGTTGCCGACAAGTTTGCTCATTCCGGCTTGACCTCTGTCAAGAGCGCTCATGTGGACGCCCCGCTGATTGCGGAACTCCCGCTCGCGCTGGAATGCAAGCTCGTCAGCTACGACGAAGATTCGGAACTTTTGCTCGGCGAAATCGTGAATGTGTCTGTCGATGATTCTGCGCTAGATGAATCCGGAAAGCTCTCGGTCGAAAAGCTCGCTCCGGTGTGCTACGATTCTGCGGGCCACGGCTACTACGTGATGGAACGCCGTGTAGGTAACGCCTTTAGCGACGGAAAGTTATTGGGTTAG